In Phycisphaerae bacterium RAS2, the DNA window CATGACCGCGCAAGCCATCACCATGTCCGGCGGACGCCTCAACGTCCCAGACGAACCGATCATTCCGTTCATCGAGGGCGACGGCACCGGCCCCGACATCTGGCGGGCCTCCGTCCGCGTGCTCGACGCAGCCGTCGCGAAGGCTTACGCCGGCAAGCGCAAGATCGCCTGGAAGGAAGTCTTCGCCGGCGAGAAGGCCTTCAACCTGTTCCGCAAGACCCTCGGCGACAAGAAAGCCTGGCTGCCCGATGAAACCGTCGACGCCTTCCGCGCCTACCTCGTCGGCATCAAAGGCCCGCTCACGACACCCGTCGGCGGCGGCATCCGCTCGCTGAACGTCGCCCTGCGCCAGATGCTTGATCTTTACGTATGTCTAAGACCCGTCCGCTGGTTCAAGGGCGTCCCCAGCCCCGTCAAGCGACCCGGCGACTGCGACATGGTCATCTTCCGCGAGAACACCGAGGACATTTACGCCGGCATCGAGTACGCCGCCGGATCGCCCGAAGCAAAGAAATTCCTCGACTTCCTCGCCGCCGAGTTCCCCAAGGACCACGAGAAAATCCGCTTCGGCACCGCCACCAAGGCCTCCGAGTGGCAGGCCCTGCTCGAATCCATCGGCGCGCCCAAACGCGACATCACCGGCGGGCCCTGCGGCGGCGTCTTCGTCGGCCTCGGCATCAAGCCCGTCAGCTACCTCGGCACCGAGCGACTCGTTCACTCCGCCATCGGCTACGCCCTCAAGTTCGGCCGCAAATCCGTCACGCTTGTCCACAAGGGCAACATCATGAAGTTCACCGAGGGCGGCTTCCGCGACTGGGGCTACCAGGTCGCCACGCAGTTCTATCGCGGGCAGACCGTCACCGAGCGCGAGTCCTGGATCCTCGGCAACAAGGAAGCCAACCCCGAACTCACGCTGCAGGCCAACGCGAAGATGATCGACCCCGGCTACGACATGATGGACGCCGACAAGCAGCAGAAGATCGTCGCCGAGGTCGAAGCCGCGCTGAAACTCTGGCCGACCCACGGCGACGGCAAATGGAAGAAGATGCTGCTCGTGAAGGACGCCATCGCCGACATCGTCCTGCAACAGGTGCTCACGCGCCCGCGCGACTTTGATGTCGTCGCCACACTCAACCTTAACGGCGACTACCTCTCCGACGCCCTCGCCGCACAGGTCGGCGGCATCGGCATCGCCCCCGGCGGAAACATCAACTACCTCACCGGCCACGCCGTCTTCGAAGCCACCCACGGCACCGCCCCCAAGTACGCCGGCCTCGACAAGGTCAACCCCGGCAGCGTCATCCTCTCCGGCGAGATGATGCTGCGCTACCTCGGCTGGACCGAAGCGGCGGACATGATCATCAAGGGAATGGACGGCGCGATCTCGGCCAAGACCGTGACCTACGACTTCCACCGGCTCATGTCGGCCGAAGGCGACACCACCGCGAAGGAACTGAAGTGCAGCGAGTTCGCCGATGCGGTGATCAAGCACATGTAAGAGGGTATCTGCCAGGAACAGTGGCGCAATCTTCGGATTAGCTGTGGGCGAAGCAGACTGCGCCGATTGATTACCAACTACGATGGCGCTGCAGGAATGCAGTTCGGGCGAAGTCTGCCTCAATCCCCAAACCGAATCCCCTGCGCCAACGGCAGCTCCGTCGTGTAATTGATCGTATTCGTCTGCCGCCGCATGTACGCCTTCCAACTGTCGGACCCGCTCTCGCGGCCGCCGCCCGTTTCCTTCTCTCCTCCGAAGGCGCCGCCGATCTCCGCGCCGCTCGTGCCGATGTTCACATTCGCAATG includes these proteins:
- the icd gene encoding Isocitrate dehydrogenase [NADP], coding for MTAQAITMSGGRLNVPDEPIIPFIEGDGTGPDIWRASVRVLDAAVAKAYAGKRKIAWKEVFAGEKAFNLFRKTLGDKKAWLPDETVDAFRAYLVGIKGPLTTPVGGGIRSLNVALRQMLDLYVCLRPVRWFKGVPSPVKRPGDCDMVIFRENTEDIYAGIEYAAGSPEAKKFLDFLAAEFPKDHEKIRFGTATKASEWQALLESIGAPKRDITGGPCGGVFVGLGIKPVSYLGTERLVHSAIGYALKFGRKSVTLVHKGNIMKFTEGGFRDWGYQVATQFYRGQTVTERESWILGNKEANPELTLQANAKMIDPGYDMMDADKQQKIVAEVEAALKLWPTHGDGKWKKMLLVKDAIADIVLQQVLTRPRDFDVVATLNLNGDYLSDALAAQVGGIGIAPGGNINYLTGHAVFEATHGTAPKYAGLDKVNPGSVILSGEMMLRYLGWTEAADMIIKGMDGAISAKTVTYDFHRLMSAEGDTTAKELKCSEFADAVIKHM